A window from Verrucomicrobiia bacterium encodes these proteins:
- a CDS encoding NUDIX domain-containing protein, producing the protein MGTYPNIAISDPDRDWEINPRAGEAGMQLVDAYREGLTHRVAMVAILNSEAQILLQVRGENILWPNLWDISAAGHVEANKTYMQCAISETSEEVGIDITQQPCGNSLQRVAHFKSVETVIAGNDQRLQDVATVSRWNTLYVYQLPGGIDYRIDNTEVVEASWTELGVARQAIAEQPEEFREGAVYALQALYAVIDAGRLSTLQQ; encoded by the coding sequence ATGGGAACTTATCCAAATATCGCTATCAGTGACCCAGACAGAGACTGGGAAATAAACCCAAGAGCCGGAGAGGCTGGCATGCAATTGGTTGATGCCTATCGAGAAGGGTTAACTCATCGGGTAGCTATGGTGGCTATTCTTAATTCTGAGGCTCAGATTCTATTGCAGGTGCGAGGCGAGAATATTCTGTGGCCAAACTTATGGGACATTTCGGCCGCAGGGCATGTTGAAGCAAACAAGACATACATGCAGTGTGCAATCTCAGAAACCTCGGAAGAGGTGGGCATAGACATCACACAACAGCCATGTGGCAACTCGCTACAACGTGTTGCGCACTTCAAGTCCGTAGAAACCGTCATAGCGGGCAACGACCAACGATTGCAAGATGTTGCAACTGTATCTAGGTGGAATACTCTATACGTCTACCAACTACCTGGTGGTATAGATTACCGCATAGACAATACAGAGGTTGTTGAGGCTTCATGGACAGAGCTAGGAGTAGCTCGACAAGCCATAGCCGAGCAGCCAGAGGAATTCCGAGAGGGAGCGGTGTACGCCCTGCAAGCACTCTATGCCGTCATTGATGCCGGAAGACTCTCTACTCTACAACAATAG
- a CDS encoding DUF3841 domain-containing protein has translation MKLWIIQTAPAWEKAQQTGILKGDGRRVDRFYKPSYEWLMGQMRERVPQYKGGYPIWAYASDKPDLRRRQFTRGTPGVRLEFVAEADEVLISDFDAWHMVLNGIYCALTEQEDEEFYKNNGSYSMWFHGNKDPKKVAQITKSWERIFDVEALAATPEWEGSQTLQATLGQITLDQVVQVTPFISR, from the coding sequence ATGAAATTGTGGATTATACAAACTGCGCCCGCGTGGGAAAAGGCGCAACAGACAGGCATACTCAAAGGCGATGGCCGGCGGGTAGACCGCTTCTACAAGCCCTCTTATGAATGGTTAATGGGCCAAATGCGAGAACGCGTCCCGCAGTATAAGGGAGGCTACCCTATATGGGCCTACGCTAGCGACAAGCCTGATTTGCGGCGCCGACAGTTTACGCGCGGAACCCCTGGTGTTCGCCTAGAGTTTGTAGCAGAAGCCGACGAAGTCCTGATCTCAGATTTTGACGCCTGGCACATGGTATTAAATGGCATCTACTGCGCACTAACCGAGCAAGAAGACGAGGAATTTTATAAAAATAACGGTTCTTATAGCATGTGGTTCCATGGCAATAAAGACCCAAAAAAAGTCGCCCAGATCACAAAAAGCTGGGAACGTATCTTTGACGTAGAGGCGTTAGCGGCCACTCCAGAATGGGAAGGATCTCAAACTTTGCAGGCAACACTGGGACAAATCACGCTGGATCAGGTTGTCCAGGTTACTCCATTCATTTCACGATAG
- a CDS encoding SGNH/GDSL hydrolase family protein produces the protein MLRFRVAPLCGAALLVVGLSACGLPKHDENSGAQVDIVAAGDSYSTGQGSAGAYYANGDGDAKSPDDPRTTWRQGTPVAGDLGCHRNHDAAAEQLWRETDSAGSFINASCSGDVIANLTGSNVPPQLNDFDVAQREDVELITITAGGNDLHFTSIVANCFFPGVAANGPCREQQDIALDLLDASGGKSQIQSQTQAALEHLGQQFPNALVVLIGYPLIFEGSSFVLPADTTHAVFDPAAAILDGIELLNSQQAQVVDDLNDSFGEKRFVFMPLHEDDNMGDFDGHGLGGAGQDFLNDLSATPDSSEWVHPNAAGTAAMGDALRDLPEVQALFA, from the coding sequence GTGTTGCGTTTTCGGGTTGCTCCGCTTTGTGGTGCCGCTTTGTTGGTTGTGGGCCTGTCGGCTTGCGGCCTTCCCAAGCACGATGAGAACTCCGGTGCCCAGGTGGACATCGTGGCAGCCGGCGACAGCTACAGCACCGGGCAGGGCTCTGCTGGTGCCTACTACGCCAACGGTGACGGTGATGCCAAGAGCCCAGACGATCCTCGGACCACCTGGCGCCAGGGCACACCAGTAGCAGGCGACCTGGGGTGTCACCGCAACCACGACGCGGCAGCCGAGCAGCTGTGGCGTGAGACAGACAGCGCTGGCTCGTTCATCAACGCCTCGTGCAGCGGTGACGTCATTGCCAACCTGACCGGCAGCAATGTACCGCCGCAGTTGAACGATTTCGATGTGGCCCAGCGAGAAGATGTCGAGCTGATCACCATCACGGCTGGGGGTAACGACCTCCATTTCACGAGCATCGTGGCCAACTGCTTCTTCCCCGGCGTCGCGGCCAATGGTCCGTGTCGAGAGCAGCAGGACATTGCCCTCGACCTCCTGGACGCAAGCGGTGGGAAGAGCCAGATCCAGAGCCAGACCCAAGCGGCTCTGGAGCACCTGGGTCAGCAGTTCCCGAATGCACTCGTGGTGCTGATCGGCTACCCCCTCATCTTCGAGGGAAGTTCGTTCGTGCTGCCGGCTGACACCACGCATGCCGTGTTCGACCCAGCTGCTGCCATACTGGACGGCATCGAGCTGCTCAACTCGCAGCAGGCCCAAGTGGTGGACGACCTCAACGACTCGTTCGGCGAGAAGCGGTTCGTGTTCATGCCACTCCACGAGGACGACAACATGGGCGACTTCGACGGACACGGTCTGGGCGGAGCAGGGCAGGACTTCCTGAACGATCTCAGCGCCACGCCGGATTCCAGCGAGTGGGTCCATCCCAACGCCGCCGGTACGGCCGCCATGGGCGATGCCCTCCGCGACCTGCCAGAGGTACAGGCGTTGTTCGCCTAG
- a CDS encoding Ig-like domain-containing protein, producing the protein MASAPRAQDITSKVRRLYGKLARDPKRTMMAAFVVVFAVAGASLLVLSRAAEAVSSVKDGRWSDPTVWSTGRVPATGDTVTVGNNVIFDLTTSPKMGTTYIRGSLTFDPAKSSKFITNANFIVTGKLTMKPATPDVEHFVQFVEVNEPGFQGGGMIPLDTDVGMWVMDTGQLDLDGASKTSWTNLAGSWNPANADNGVANRTIVLKEVPVGWRVGDEIVVSPTEAPTVGASSYNAFDERKIESISGNTVVVNDRPSRAHPMVNNKWTAEVGNLTRNVRIEGTAIARPFENDWDDKRRFNGSSHIFIHSDKPQFIRDAQLRHMGSGGVDEAIKQPNFKLGRYAIHMHLMGDASRGSLIDGVVARDGNFHTFVTHASHGVTLSNNIAYKVKSAAFWWDPHDLDKNSDSHDIVWNHNLVANTIPRHYGMSFFLLGGVGNIATNNAAVGIQGSGEQGGFAWFNGDHGVWGFDNNITHNHNQNGIQVWQNSPHLHPTGNFVTYYNQTYGIIHGAYANDYHYFNGEVYGNRTAGIKLQANTSSIRQQKYENMVWDGAGITPVLVAASEAQLPDPPALPVPTLFHDNIFRNWTQHAVQIQGVGNYIPKRIDIVNSTFQGPGTAIAYGNDSSHPSNRVRVQPKGGQAYQITAGNVRTDIAPFAPDNYGTGDGLLAEYFTGNFATKVYSRHEPTVSESYAEDDTLPPLWIKPWGQPFTGRWTGEFQAQFTEPYTFGRSQDVGMRIWINNQLVLDAWQPNSQTVMGTPIQLTKDQKYPIRVEVNFGAREANPARDSQIFNAYVESAHQYRTVLPRSQLYCGTNPICNINPGISAPGPNPNPTPNPTPTPTPTPTPTPTPTPTPTPTPTPTPTPTPTPNPTPAPDTSAPSVSITAPANNATVSGTFDVTANASDNVGVSQVEFVVDGQSRGTDMSAPYRFSLNTINLGLNNGNHSVIARARDAAGNQNSSGRIDFTVNNVTPTPTPTPTPPTPSYIDEDINQDGRVNIYDLSILASRFGRSGSDLGRADINHDGRVNIFDLSLLASKFGR; encoded by the coding sequence GTAAGACGACTATACGGCAAGCTGGCCAGAGACCCTAAGCGAACCATGATGGCGGCTTTCGTAGTTGTGTTCGCGGTAGCGGGTGCTTCCCTGTTGGTGCTATCGCGGGCAGCCGAGGCCGTTAGCAGTGTCAAGGACGGCCGCTGGAGCGACCCCACAGTTTGGTCTACTGGTCGTGTGCCGGCAACTGGTGACACGGTGACTGTTGGTAACAATGTTATCTTTGATCTCACCACGAGCCCCAAGATGGGCACGACTTACATCAGGGGTAGCCTGACCTTTGATCCCGCTAAAAGCTCCAAATTTATTACCAATGCTAACTTCATTGTTACGGGCAAGCTTACTATGAAGCCCGCCACGCCTGACGTAGAACATTTTGTGCAGTTTGTAGAGGTTAATGAGCCAGGCTTCCAGGGCGGCGGCATGATACCGCTCGATACAGACGTGGGCATGTGGGTTATGGATACCGGTCAGTTGGATCTGGACGGTGCATCTAAGACCAGCTGGACAAACCTTGCAGGTTCATGGAACCCCGCAAACGCAGACAACGGGGTAGCTAATAGGACAATTGTTCTCAAGGAGGTACCAGTGGGCTGGCGAGTGGGCGATGAGATAGTTGTCTCTCCCACAGAGGCACCAACTGTTGGTGCGTCAAGCTACAACGCTTTCGATGAGCGCAAGATTGAATCTATTTCGGGCAATACCGTTGTAGTTAACGATCGTCCAAGTAGGGCTCACCCTATGGTAAACAACAAGTGGACGGCGGAAGTGGGTAACCTGACGCGAAACGTTCGTATAGAGGGTACAGCCATTGCTCGACCTTTCGAAAACGACTGGGATGATAAGCGTCGTTTTAACGGCAGTTCTCACATCTTCATCCATTCCGACAAACCCCAGTTCATACGGGATGCCCAACTGCGTCATATGGGTTCGGGCGGTGTGGACGAGGCTATTAAACAACCCAACTTTAAGTTAGGCCGCTATGCCATACACATGCACCTGATGGGTGATGCATCACGCGGTTCGCTCATTGATGGCGTGGTAGCTCGCGACGGCAACTTCCATACCTTTGTGACTCATGCCAGCCATGGTGTGACACTGAGTAACAACATTGCTTATAAGGTAAAGTCGGCAGCCTTTTGGTGGGATCCGCATGATCTAGATAAAAATAGCGACAGCCATGACATTGTCTGGAACCATAACCTGGTGGCAAATACTATACCGCGTCACTACGGCATGTCGTTCTTCCTGCTGGGCGGTGTTGGTAACATAGCTACGAATAATGCCGCCGTAGGCATACAGGGCTCTGGTGAACAAGGCGGATTTGCCTGGTTCAACGGTGACCACGGCGTCTGGGGCTTTGACAACAACATAACGCACAACCACAACCAAAATGGTATCCAGGTTTGGCAAAACTCCCCACACTTGCACCCTACTGGCAACTTTGTCACTTACTACAATCAGACCTACGGTATCATCCACGGTGCATACGCCAACGACTACCACTACTTTAACGGCGAAGTATACGGTAACCGTACGGCCGGTATAAAACTCCAGGCTAATACTTCATCGATCAGGCAGCAGAAGTACGAAAACATGGTATGGGATGGAGCGGGTATTACCCCCGTCCTGGTAGCGGCGTCTGAGGCCCAGCTGCCTGATCCCCCCGCGCTTCCGGTGCCTACTCTGTTCCATGACAATATCTTTAGGAACTGGACGCAACATGCCGTCCAGATACAAGGAGTGGGTAACTACATACCTAAGAGGATAGACATTGTGAATTCAACGTTCCAAGGACCTGGCACTGCCATAGCCTATGGTAACGACAGTAGCCATCCTAGTAACCGCGTCCGGGTCCAACCCAAGGGCGGCCAAGCCTATCAGATTACTGCCGGGAACGTCAGGACTGATATTGCACCTTTTGCGCCAGACAACTACGGCACCGGCGATGGCCTGCTGGCCGAATACTTCACGGGTAACTTTGCTACAAAAGTCTACAGCAGGCACGAGCCTACGGTTAGCGAAAGCTATGCCGAGGACGATACCCTGCCACCACTATGGATAAAGCCATGGGGACAGCCCTTTACTGGTCGATGGACCGGAGAATTCCAGGCCCAGTTTACCGAGCCTTACACCTTTGGGCGTAGCCAAGATGTTGGTATGCGTATCTGGATCAACAATCAACTGGTATTGGACGCTTGGCAGCCAAATTCGCAGACAGTCATGGGCACTCCCATACAGCTGACCAAGGATCAAAAGTATCCAATACGTGTCGAGGTTAACTTCGGGGCGAGAGAAGCCAACCCTGCTCGCGACAGCCAAATTTTCAACGCCTATGTAGAGAGCGCACACCAGTATAGAACTGTGCTGCCAAGAAGCCAGCTGTACTGTGGCACTAACCCGATCTGTAATATCAACCCTGGCATCTCAGCTCCTGGACCTAACCCCAATCCAACCCCGAACCCCACACCGACTCCTACACCCACCCCTACGCCCACTCCAACACCTACACCGACTCCCACGCCTACCCCAACTCCTACCCCTACTCCAACACCCACACCGAATCCAACCCCAGCCCCTGACACGAGCGCACCGTCAGTCTCTATTACGGCACCAGCCAACAATGCCACTGTCTCGGGCACCTTCGATGTCACTGCCAACGCTTCTGATAACGTTGGAGTATCCCAAGTAGAATTTGTGGTAGACGGCCAGAGCAGAGGTACGGATATGTCTGCGCCCTATCGATTTAGCCTCAACACCATCAACCTGGGCCTGAATAATGGCAATCACTCCGTTATAGCTCGAGCCCGGGACGCAGCTGGTAACCAAAACTCCAGTGGCAGGATCGACTTTACGGTAAACAACGTAACGCCTACTCCAACGCCCACTCCTACGCCACCGACGCCTAGCTACATTGACGAGGACATAAACCAAGATGGCAGAGTGAACATCTACGACCTAAGTATCCTTGCTTCTCGATTTGGTCGCAGCGGATCTGATCTCGGCAGGGCCGATATCAACCATGACGGCAGGGTCAACATATTTGACCTGAGCCTGCTTGCCTCCAAGTTTGGTCGCTAG